Sequence from the Maribellus comscasis genome:
ACAATTAATGTTATTTTGTGCCATTGTTTTAATTCACCTGTAATTTCAACTTCACTTTTTGTTTTTGTCTTACATGAAATCAATAAAAAGAAGGCACTCAAATAAAGCAAAAATTTCATAAGATTTGGTTAAAATGGGTTATGTTTTACCCGATTTATTCCGATTTTGTTAATTCTGAAACTGGTGTAATTTCCAGCTTTCTGAACTCCACCTCAGAACCTTCTGCCTGAACTGCAATCTGCCCTTTTGTGGCGGTACAGTCAAAGCCATAATTTACAAGATCATCGTTTACCCAAACTTTTATTTCATCGCCAACACATTCGATAACCATTGTATTCCACTCTCCCAGTGGTTTTTCAGAGCCGTCGGTCAGATTTAATATCCGGCGTTTTTTTCCCTCTGTAATTCCCCACTCTTCTTTTGGGCCACGGCGTTCTTCCATATCCGGAGTGCTAATGTCTTCAACAATACACCAGAAATCACCGGCATTTTCATGCATTCCCT
This genomic interval carries:
- a CDS encoding 3-keto-disaccharide hydrolase, giving the protein MKQLGIVFFVIFALYSCNTIPESKTKSLFNGKDLTGWHIDVPAMDENPDTVNPFIIRDGLLVSLGTPGGHLITDSVFQNYRLVVEYRFAGEPGNCGVLVHASTPRALYGMFPKSLEVQGMHENAGDFWCIVEDISTPDMEERRGPKEEWGITEGKKRRILNLTDGSEKPLGEWNTMVIECVGDEIKVWVNDDLVNYGFDCTATKGQIAVQAEGSEVEFRKLEITPVSELTKSE